A genomic region of Oncorhynchus mykiss isolate Arlee chromosome 16, USDA_OmykA_1.1, whole genome shotgun sequence contains the following coding sequences:
- the LOC110492908 gene encoding urotensin-2-like: MMCNLLLSWTFLLVASSSLLAHPITDSAEMPYLGPVSLEDGGAGSPDELSFSEQTYLPQSGPGLRYSSLLSGELSRDGLSAAGLLPRQMKTDVLLEKQSHLSPVSRFFGIRKPFRKRGGNSECFWKYCV, translated from the exons ATGATGTGTAACCTGCTCCTATCATGGACCTTCCTGCTGGTAGCCTCCAGCTCGCTATTGGCCCATCCCATCACAGACTCTGCAGAGATGCCCTACCTGGGTCCTG TATCTCTGGAGGATGGTGGTGCAGGTAGTCCAGACGAGCTGTCTTTCTCTGAGCAGACATACCTGCCCCAGTCTGGCCCTGGACTCAGATACTCATCCTTACTGTCTGGAGAGCTGAGCAGAGATG GTCTCAGTGCAGCTGGACTACTACCAAGACAGATGAAGACAGAT GTGTTGCTGGAGAAACAGAGTCACCTAAGTCCCGTCAGTCGCTTCTTTGGCATCAGGAAGCCATTCAGAAAGAGAGGAGGCAACTCAGAGTGTTTCTGGAAGTACTGTGTCTGA